The window TTACTGCAGGTAACGCATCACAAACATCAGACGGAGCAGGTGCAGTACTTGTGATGGATCGTGAAGTAGCAGAAGCGCAAGGATTGAAGCCAATTGCGAAGTTCCTGTCATTTGCTGTAGGCGGCGTGCCACCCGAAGTAATGGGAATCGGACCAATCGTAGCCATTCCGAAAGCACTTAAAATTGCAGGACTCTCTATTGAGGATATCGATGTTTGGGAGTTGAATGAAGCATTCGCGTCCCAATCACTTCAAGTTATCCGTCATTTAGGTCTTGATATGGATAAAGTGAACTTCAACGGTGGAGCAATCGCTCTTGGACATCCGCTTGGAGCAACAGGATCTATTTTAACAATCCGTATGATGAGTGAGTTAAAACGTCAAGGCAAACAATACGGTGTTGTTACGATGTGTATTGGCGGCGGAATGGGCGCAGCCGGCGTGTTTGAATTGCTGTAAACACTATAAATTCGGCACTACTTATTTAGAATTAACTAGGTGGTATACCTCACCAGTATAACGAACAAATCTAGCGAAGGAGCGACAAGTGTGAGCCGAAGCAATAAGACCGACAATGATCTTCTGGCGGGCTAATTGCGTGAGGCCATCACCAAGCGACAAAGCGGTGTTGGAAGAACATTCTAGTTATTAAATGCCGACTATATAGCAAAGAAACCAGTGAATTTTATATTAATAGTGGACATATAAACCCTTAAGATCAAAAGGAGGAAACAACATTGACTGAATTAAAAACAAATGAACTAATCAAAGGTGGAGCCTTTTTAACTGAGGATATTGAAGCAAGCCGTGTATTCACACCGGAAGACTTTTCAGATGAACAGAAAATGATCGCAAAAACTACAGAAGACTATGTGAAAAACGAAGTGCTCCCTGTTGTAGAAAAGCTGGAAAATCATGAATTCGAGCATTCTGTCAGACTACTTAAATCTGCAGGCGACCTCGGCCTTTTGGGCGCAGACGTTCCAGAAGAATATGACGGGCTAGGTCTTGATAAAATCTCATCTGCTTTGATTGCTGAAAAAATGTCAGTAGCGGGCGGGTTCTCAATTACACATGGTGCACACGTAGGTATTGGTACATTGCCAATCGTCCTTTTCGGGAATGAAGAACAGAAGAAAAAGTATTTGCCGAACTCTGTATCAGGTGAAAAAATTTCTGCATACGCATTAACGGAGCCAGGTTCAGGTTCTGATGCATTGGGTGCGAAAACAAATGCGAAACTAAATGCTGCTGGAACACACTATGTCCTGAATGGTGAAAAACAGTGGATCACAAACGCTGGATTTGCGGATGTGTTTGTTGTATATGCGAAAATCGATGGCGATAAATTCACGGCATTCATTGTCGAAAAAGAATTCCCAGGTGTTTCTGTCGGAGCTGAAGAGAAAAAGATGGGTATCAAATCTTCATCAACACGTACATTGATTTTACAAGATGCTGAAGTACCTGTTGAGAACCTGTTAGGTGAAATCGGTCGTGGTCATATTATCGCGTTCAATATTTTGAATATCGGACGTTACAAATTGGGAGTAGGCACAATCGGTGGATCGAAACGTGCGCTTGAACTCGCAATTTCATATACAAATCAACGTCAACAGTTCAAAACACCAATTTCTTCATTTAATTTGACGAAACAAAAACTAGCGACAATGGCGTCTAAGCTCTATGCAGCAGAAAGCTTGATTTATCGTACGGTTGGCTACTTCGAGGAGCGTCAGAGCCAGTTGAGTCCTGAACAGCAAAAAGACGGTAAAGCAATTGCTGCTGCAATTGCAGAATACGCAATCGAGTGTTCAATCAATAAAGTTGTGGGTTCTGAAGTGTTAGATTACATCGTTGACGAAGCAGTTCAGCTTCATGGCGGATACGGCTTCATGCAAGAATATGAAGTAGAGCGTATTTACCGTGATTCGCGCATCAACCGTATTTTTGAAGGGACAAATGAAATCAACCGTCTCCTTGTTCCGGGTACGTTCTTGAAAAAAGCAATGAAGGGCGAATTGCCATTACTTCAACAAGCACAGGCACTTCAAGAAGAGCTACTTATGATGATGCCTGAAGAAATTGGCGATGAAGCACTTGCACAAGAAAAAGCACTTGTGAAAAACGCTAAGAAAATTGGCTTGCTTGCTGCTGGTCTTGCTGCACAGCGTTTCGGCACGAAGCTTGAGGCAGAACAAGAAGTACTTGTTAATATCGCAGACATTGCTAACAACGTTTTTGCAATGGAGTCCGCACTTCTGCGTACAGAAAAAGCGATTGCACGCAGCGGAGAAGAAAAAGCACAACAGAAGATTCTTTACACACAAATCTTTTGTCAAGAAGCATTTGAAGAGATTGAAAGAGATGCGAAAGAAACACTTCTGGCAGCTGTCGATGGAGATAACCAGCGCATGATGATTTCAGCGTTGCGCAAATTGACTCGCTCGAATCCGTATAATATCATCGCTAAAAAACGCGAAGCGTCAGTTAAGTTAATCGAAGCGGAGAAGTATATCGTTTAACATGACTGTAAATTAACTAAAAGTAACCAATAAATAACTTGATCAGACACTGTGCACTACATGTATAGTTGCCTTTGGATTGCTTTGAATTGAACAACTTCTATATCATTATCGAGATGTTTTGATAAGTAGGGATGCGACTTTGTCGCATCCCTACTTATCTGTTCGGTAATCGTATGGTGGTAGTTCATCCGTCGCTCTCCAAAGACACAAGTACAAGAAGTGCCAAAGCGTTGCGGGACGGTAATAATGTCGTGATTAATTCGCCGATAGCGGGCCGGAAATGGTGAAGTGAAATATCGATTTTTAAGCCCTACTCGCTATCGTTTTATGCAAGTAAATGATTAATCAACAGACGTGATTGTTTTAATGAAGTAAAATTGCTGATCTCACTTTGACATCTGGATGCTTATAGGCGCCCGGGTGTTTTTTCTGTTATAATGGCGAAAATGGAGGCGTTGCTTTATGGGATTGGTTTATTACGGTTATCCGAAGTGCGGGACATGCAGGAAAGCAAAAAAATGGCTCGAAACGAACAACTTGGACTTTCAGGAAGTGAACATAGCAGAAGCACCTCCTTCAGAAGAGGAACTTGGGAAGATGATAGCAGTCTCTGATTTGGAGTTGAAAAAGTTTTTCAACGTCAGCGGCATGAAATATAGAGAACTTAACTTGAAAGATAAATTACTGGAAATGACGGATGAGGAGAAAATTAGTTTACTTGCATCAGATGGCATGCTGATTAAAAGACCGATTGTTTTTGGAGAAGGAAAAGTGACTGTTGGGTTCAAGGAAGAAGAATTCGAAAAAGTATGGGGTAACTGAGTTCCCTTCTTGTCTTTGTTCAAGAAATATGCCAGAATTGAAGAGAATGAAACTATTTATTTGGAGGGGTACGGAATGAGCACACCAAAAGATCTGCGTTATTCTGAAGAGCATGAATGGGTAAAAGAAGAAGGCGGAAATTACCGCATCGGTATTACTCACTTTGCACAATCTGAACTTGGCGATATCGTATTCGTTGAACTTCCATCTGTCGGTGACGACATCAAAGCGGACGAGCCTTTCGGAAGCGTTGAATCAGTTAAAACAGTATCGGAACTTTATGCACCAATTAGCGGTAAAGTAATTGAAGTGAACGAGGGACTTGAAGACAGCCCTGAATTCGTCAACGAATCACCGTATGAAAATGCATGGATGATTGTCGTTGAACCTTCTAATGCTTCTGAGCTGGATGAACTTATGTCAGCTGAAGCGTATGAAAAAATGACAGTTGGAGAATAATTGAAATTTATTCAGCAGAAGTTCAAACCCTTGCTGAATAGGGGAACTCAGACTAAAATCGCCGCGTCCTGCGGCAACGTCTGAGTAACCAACGTCCTGTTGGCCCTAAGCCTCCGGCGGATGCCACAGATTTTGAAAGGAGTGAATTGAGCAAGCTCAATTCAAAATCTGGGCGCAAATACGCCGAGGCGTATTTGATTTAACTGAGCGCCGGAATAATTCCGGCGTTTTTTGCATCTTACTAGTGTATTAGCAAAGGGGGAACTCTTTTGTCGGATGAAAAAGTCATCATAGTAGAGGGCGGTTCGGATAGAAAACGTTTAGTGCGCATACTTGCTGATCCTGTCGAAATTATTTGTACGAACGGTACAGTTAGCCCTTACCGGCTTGAAGAGTTACTTGCACCCTACGAAGAACAGGAACTATACGTCTTTGTCGATGCGGATGAAGATGGCGAGAAGACCCGTATTTTATTTAAGAGAGATTTCCCGGCAGCAATCCATCTATATACAGAAAAGGTATACCGAGAAGTGGAGACAACTCCGTATAAAGTGCTAGCCAAAATACTTCAAGAGGCGGATTTCAAAATCCGGCCTGAATATCTACTTTAAAGGATGTAGGATCAATGGAGACATGGACACGCGAACAGTGGGAGATAGCCTTAAAAGAGTCTCCGGTAGCAGCGTTTTATTTATATACACCGATGTGCGGCACATGTGCGGTTGCATCTAAAATGATGGAGATCATCACTGTAATGAGACCAGAAATACCAATCGGGAAAGCAGATTTGAATTACGTCCAAAATATTGCAATTGACTATGAAATTGAAAGTGTTCCTTGCCTTCTAATACAGAAGGAGGGCGTATTAACCCATAAAATCTATGCCTTTCAGTCGGTTCCGTATCTGCTTGAAAAGATTGATTGACAAACAATATGCTAATTTGATATAATTCGATTTAACATTCAACTGAATAGGTCGCTCTTATTAAGAGAGGTGGAGGGATAGTGCCCTGCGAAGCCCGGCAACCGTCACGAAAGTGAAATGGTGCCAAATCACACAAAGTGCATACTTTGAGAGATGAGAGATCGGACAAACGTTTATTTTATGATAGCGTAAAGCCTTTCTGCCCGTCTGCAGGAAGGCTTTTTTGTATTCTAATGAAATGTAGCCTTATTGTCACTAAGCGGTGAACTACCGGATAGTTATTGAGCGTAGGCGCCTTACAAGGGGTAGCCGAAGCCATAAGACTGACGGCGAAGCTGTCTGGCTTATGGGAAGCCACTGAAAAAGTTCTTTTTTCAGTAAGAACTAGTTGATTGTAGTGGAGAGCGGCGACTCCAGCGGGAACAGCACGAGCTGAAGACCCCGCAGGAACGCAGTGACGAGGAGGCTGAAGCCGTGCCCGCGGAAAGCGTCCGCTCGGAACGGAAATCAACGGGATTGAAGGAAATCGTACTTTTTCAGTACCCTCGCTTATGGCGGGAGGCATCCCCGAGCGCCGAAGCGGATTTGAAGGAATTCTAAATTCCAATTTATATAGATAAATACTCAGAGGTGAAATAGATGATTCATTTAACAGAAATCAATAAACGGTTCGGTGTAGGACCAGCCAGTATTTCAGCGGTCGAAAATGTCTCACTTGAAATTGCCGATGGCGAAATTTTTGGCATAATCGGATACAGCGGAGCAGGAAAAAGTACATTAATTCGCCTGTTGAACGGGCTTGAAAAGCCGACATCAGGTAGTGTGAAAATAGGTGGTTTAGAAATATCCGCAATCAGAGGAAAAGAACTAAGAGAAGCGCGTCAAAAAGTAAGTATGATTTTCCAACATTTCAACTTGTTATGGTCGCGGACAGTGAAGGACAATATTGCTTTTCCACTTGAAATCGCGGGCGTACGAAAAGCTACGCGAGACAAGAAAGTGGCAGAACTGATTGAACTGGTTGGATTAAGTGGTCGGGAAAACGCATATCCATCTGAATTGTCTGGAGGACAGAAGCAACGTGTCGGCATCGCCCGGGCGCTTGCAAACGATCCGGAAGTACTTCTCTGTGATGAAGCGACTTCAGCCCTTGATCCGGAAACGACGGATTCGATACTTGATCTTCTGACGGGCATTAATGAAAGACTTGGGCTGACGATTGTCCTTATCACACACGAAATGCATGTTATTCGCAAAATTTGCCACAGAGTCGCGGTAATGGAAGCAGGGAAGGTTGTCGAGATGGGGAATGTGCTCGATGTGTTCCAATCGCCGAAAGAGTCTATTACGAAGCGTTTTGTCTCTCAAGTAACTGAGCCAGCTGAAGCGAAGCAGGCAATGGCGCATATTAAGGAAGAATTCCCTACCGGTACGCTTATCAAGCTCTTATTTGTAGGTGACCGGACAGAGCAACCTGTGCTCGCAAGTCTTATCCGGAAATTCAGTGTCGACGTGAATATCGTGCAAGGGAACATTTCCCATACGCATGGTGGGGCATACGGCACACTCATACTTCAGCTCCTTGGAGATTCCACAATTATTGAGGAAGCAATTCATTATCTCAATGAAAATGATGTTCAGACGGAGGTGATCGGTAATGATTGAAAACCTTTTTCCGAATGTTGACTGGGCTAAGATGTGGGAAGCGACAGTGGAAACACTCTATATGACAGCAATCTCTACATTGTTCACATTAGTTATTGGACTAGCACTCGGGATTTTACTCTTCCTATCAAGTCCCGGTCAACTGTGGTCGAATAAGTTTGTAAATATGATTTCAGGGGCATTCGTCAATGTCTTTAGGTCAATCCCGTTTATCATATTAATCATTTTGCTTATTCCGTTTACGAAATTTCTTCTTGGCACAATCCGCGGACCGGATGCTGCGATGCCGGCACTAATAATTGGGGCGGCTCCGTTTTATGCAAGAATGGTGCTGATTGCCTTACAGGAAATTGATAAAGGTGTAATTGAAGCTTCGAAGTCAATGGGAGCAAAAACGAGAACGATTATTTTTAAAGTTCTTTTACCCGAATCGATGCCTGCACTTATTTCGGGAATTACCGTAACAGCGATTGCACTCGTCGGGTACACCGCTATGGCGGGGATTATTGGCGCAGGCGGTCTTGGGACACTCGCGTACTTAGATGGATTCCAGCGTAGCCGCGAGGACGTTACACTTGTTGCAACAATCTTTATTTTAATTATCGTATTCGTAATCCAATTCATCGGGGATTTCGCGGTAAGGAAATTTGACAAAAGATAATTTTATAGCAG of the Sporosarcina sp. FSL K6-1508 genome contains:
- a CDS encoding acyl-CoA dehydrogenase family protein translates to MTELKTNELIKGGAFLTEDIEASRVFTPEDFSDEQKMIAKTTEDYVKNEVLPVVEKLENHEFEHSVRLLKSAGDLGLLGADVPEEYDGLGLDKISSALIAEKMSVAGGFSITHGAHVGIGTLPIVLFGNEEQKKKYLPNSVSGEKISAYALTEPGSGSDALGAKTNAKLNAAGTHYVLNGEKQWITNAGFADVFVVYAKIDGDKFTAFIVEKEFPGVSVGAEEKKMGIKSSSTRTLILQDAEVPVENLLGEIGRGHIIAFNILNIGRYKLGVGTIGGSKRALELAISYTNQRQQFKTPISSFNLTKQKLATMASKLYAAESLIYRTVGYFEERQSQLSPEQQKDGKAIAAAIAEYAIECSINKVVGSEVLDYIVDEAVQLHGGYGFMQEYEVERIYRDSRINRIFEGTNEINRLLVPGTFLKKAMKGELPLLQQAQALQEELLMMMPEEIGDEALAQEKALVKNAKKIGLLAAGLAAQRFGTKLEAEQEVLVNIADIANNVFAMESALLRTEKAIARSGEEKAQQKILYTQIFCQEAFEEIERDAKETLLAAVDGDNQRMMISALRKLTRSNPYNIIAKKREASVKLIEAEKYIV
- a CDS encoding arsenate reductase family protein, with the translated sequence MGLVYYGYPKCGTCRKAKKWLETNNLDFQEVNIAEAPPSEEELGKMIAVSDLELKKFFNVSGMKYRELNLKDKLLEMTDEEKISLLASDGMLIKRPIVFGEGKVTVGFKEEEFEKVWGN
- the gcvH gene encoding glycine cleavage system protein GcvH, which encodes MSTPKDLRYSEEHEWVKEEGGNYRIGITHFAQSELGDIVFVELPSVGDDIKADEPFGSVESVKTVSELYAPISGKVIEVNEGLEDSPEFVNESPYENAWMIVVEPSNASELDELMSAEAYEKMTVGE
- a CDS encoding toprim domain-containing protein, coding for MSDEKVIIVEGGSDRKRLVRILADPVEIICTNGTVSPYRLEELLAPYEEQELYVFVDADEDGEKTRILFKRDFPAAIHLYTEKVYREVETTPYKVLAKILQEADFKIRPEYLL
- a CDS encoding thioredoxin family protein; translation: METWTREQWEIALKESPVAAFYLYTPMCGTCAVASKMMEIITVMRPEIPIGKADLNYVQNIAIDYEIESVPCLLIQKEGVLTHKIYAFQSVPYLLEKID
- a CDS encoding methionine ABC transporter ATP-binding protein; this translates as MIHLTEINKRFGVGPASISAVENVSLEIADGEIFGIIGYSGAGKSTLIRLLNGLEKPTSGSVKIGGLEISAIRGKELREARQKVSMIFQHFNLLWSRTVKDNIAFPLEIAGVRKATRDKKVAELIELVGLSGRENAYPSELSGGQKQRVGIARALANDPEVLLCDEATSALDPETTDSILDLLTGINERLGLTIVLITHEMHVIRKICHRVAVMEAGKVVEMGNVLDVFQSPKESITKRFVSQVTEPAEAKQAMAHIKEEFPTGTLIKLLFVGDRTEQPVLASLIRKFSVDVNIVQGNISHTHGGAYGTLILQLLGDSTIIEEAIHYLNENDVQTEVIGND
- a CDS encoding methionine ABC transporter permease, whose protein sequence is MIENLFPNVDWAKMWEATVETLYMTAISTLFTLVIGLALGILLFLSSPGQLWSNKFVNMISGAFVNVFRSIPFIILIILLIPFTKFLLGTIRGPDAAMPALIIGAAPFYARMVLIALQEIDKGVIEASKSMGAKTRTIIFKVLLPESMPALISGITVTAIALVGYTAMAGIIGAGGLGTLAYLDGFQRSREDVTLVATIFILIIVFVIQFIGDFAVRKFDKR